In Methanoregula formicica SMSP, the DNA window GCCAGAAACCTGCCAGTCCGGATGATACTGGTCCATGATATTCACGTACGTTTCCCGCGAGATCTCATCCGCAATCCAGGGCAGCACGAGATCGCTTCTGGCAAGGTTCTCCGGCAAAACCAGGTGGCGGACAAGGAGCCCCCGGACCGCGATGCCGTTTTCAATGACAAGATCGCCCACCTGCCGGTGCATCTCACGGATTGCCGCCATCATGACATCCGCGTAATCCGGGACACGGGAGAGATCCGCAGCTATGGCGTTGCTGCCGTACTTGGCATCCGGCATGTAGATGTCGATGATCCCGTCCAGGAGACGGAGCGTCTCAACGGAATCGTATCCCCCGGAATTGTACACGATCGGGATGCTGAGGCCCTGTCCTGCAGCACTACTGATGCTCCGGATCAGCTGCGGGACGATGTGCGAGGGCGTCACGAGATTGATGTTGTGGCAGCCGGCGTCCTGGAGCCGGATCATGATTTCGGCCAGTTGTGAGGGAATGATCTCGCTCCCCCTCCCGCACTGGCTGATGTCAGAGTTCTGGCAGAACCGGCAGGCAAGGTTGCAGTGCGTGGCAAAGATCGTGCCGGAACCGCCGGTACCGACCAGCGGGGGCTCCTCGCCGAAATGCGGGCCGTAACTGGAGATAACCGGCAGGAGACCCGTGCGGCAGAAACCTTTCTCGTCATCCAGCCGGTTTACCCCGCACTTCCGCGAGCAGACCGTGCAGGAAGAGAGGAGGGAATCTGCCCGGTCCGCACGCTCCGGGAGTTCGCCGGACTCAAGAAGAAAACGATATGCCGGTTTTCGTTTGTCAGGCTTCATACCCGGCGGGATCGGCCCGCGATCACTCCCGCGGTGCGGCAGAGTCTTCCGTGATCGTTCCGTCCAGTGCTGTCACGAACCGGAGGCCGTCGCAGGCCGCAGCAGCAAGGTCTTCGATCTCCATCCGCTGCTCGATCTCCTTCACTTCCTCAAGCACGGCGCTCGTTGCCGGCATCTTCGGCACGGCACGGCAGGCAAGGTCGCCCGGCTTTGCATCGAACGTACCGATCCTCCGGGCAACAATGATGGTCTCCTCCTTGTCGTACGTGATGAGCGGCCGGAGTACGGGGACAGTTGCCGCCTCCGCGACAACACCAAGATTCGCAAGCGTCTGGGACGCGACCTGCCCGAGGTTCTCGCCCGTAACCACCGCGAGGGCGCCTTCATGGGCCATCAGCCGGGCAGCCGCCCGCAGCATGAACCGCTTGCAGATCACGCACCGGTACCGCGGCTGGACTTTTTGCCGGCTCATGGCATCGAAGAGCGGTTCGCTGTCTGCGATCACAAGGGGCACCGGGTTGCCGGAACACCAGAGCGAGAGCCTGCGGTGGTTCTCGATCGCTGCGGCCGTCACATCGGTTCCCGCCCAACGCCCGGCATCGAGATAGAGATGCGTGATCTCGCAGCCGCGTTTCATCGAGAGCCAGGATGCAACGGGGGAGTCGATCCCTGCAGAGAGGAGGACGAGCACCCGCCCCTGCGTACCCCACGGGAGGCCGCCCGGCCCGGCAATGCGCTTGTCATACACGAGCCCGCCGAAGTCCCGGACTTCAACAAAGACTTCGTAGTCCGGATCATCAAGGTCAACAGAGAGGCCGGGAATGTTGTCGTAGATGAACGACCCGATCTCCGTGCCAAGTTCCTGGCTCGTGAGGCCGGTCTTGTACTGGCGCTTTGCACGGACGGCAAAACTCATACCCGCTGAGAGATGCTTTTTTGCCCGCGAAAGTGCAGCCTCCTTCAGATCCTCAAGATCCGCTGATGTGCGGTGGCAGGTGCTCACATCGATGATCCCAAAGACCCGCGACACGATTCCCGCGACCTTCTCCGGCTCGCCACCATAGATCAGGATCCGTCCCCGGGGTGTCTCGTACCGGCACTCGATGCCGGCGGCGCCAACGGTTTTCCTGATATTGCGCAGCAGCATGCCGATGAAATGGCGTTTCACCGGTTCGCTCTTCAAGAAGAGTTCCCCGTACCGTGCCATGACGAGGGTCTCCTGTGCCGGGTGATCGCGGGCTTTTGGCATAGTCCCGGAATAATTGCTGTTGAAGGGTGATAACCGTTCGGGAGAGGGGGGGCGGTATCCATTTGGTCGCGGGGCATTATCCGACGAAAAATCTTAGTTCGAAGGGTGACAGGTCATCAGACCTGGTGGATGAGGATGGAGCTGGCGCCATGCTTCGAAATCCGAGTGGTTCATCAGAACCATGAGGATGAGAAGAATCCATCAGGGTTCTTCTCCGGCTTCAGGTCTTCGACCTTAAGCCGAAATCATTTAATCACGGGAGTGAATAGTGTACTGAAATGGCGAAGAAGGCGACAAAAAAAGTTGAAGAAGAGCCGCTCAAGTTGTTTTACATCTTTTACAACCAGGAGCGGTGGGACAACTGGCTGAAGACATTGTCGGAGGCAAGTTTTGATGATGACGGTAAAAGCGACGAGATGCCCGAGGGTTTCCGGATCCTTGACGGGTTCTCGGTCGACATCACCATCGAGGTCTTGAAGATCATCAAGCTCTACCAGAACAAGCGGTTCACCCGTGACGAGGCCCTGGATAAGCTTGCGGCTGTTGAAGCGATCGTTATGTGCACTCCTCCCGAGGGCAATCTTGGCGAACTGGTCCAGATCCTCCAGCTTCCCAAGTTAGTGCTCTTTGCCGGCACCCGGAAATACCTCTCTGGCGAGTTCGACAAGGACATCAAGACGCTCGTGAAGAAGGGGAAGGACCAGATCGACAAGGACATGGAACTTGCCCTTGAGACCGCATCCAACATCGCGGCCGCAGTCATCGACGGCGCCGCCTGCTGCGGGAAGTACGTCAAGGACGATCTTGAGAACCCGACCCTCTTCGACGAGTGGCTTATCGAGTGCGAGCGGATCAACGAGTCAATGACATCGCTGAAGAACTTCGATGAGTCCACCGGGGAAGACGATTGATCGCTGACCGGGCACGGTTCCGCCACGCAAAGAAACTCGAACGGCTCGCGGGGTATCGCCTCCCCGAGCTTGCTTTTTCGGGAACCATGCTCGAGACCCTCTGCTCCCGGCTCAATTACGATGCCCTGGACTATGGCGTCCGGGAACAGATCCTCGCTTTCTTCAACGACTTCCTCCGCTGTACGTGCAAGGACTCGCCGCTCTGCGGCTGCCCGGAGAAGAAATTCGCGGAGAAAGTCATCGAGCTCCGCGAGAACGGGCTCGACCACAAGCAGATTGCATCCTACCTGCAGGACGAGTACGGTATCGAGGTCTTCCCTACGGATATCCTTTCATTTTTGGAGGACTCGGTCCACGTACTCGAAGCAATCTCCGATGTCTCACGGTTGCAGGGACGGAATGCGCTCGCGGAGAAGACCGCGGAACACATCCGGCTGATTGAGCGATAACCGCACCCGTGTCCCTTTTAGACAAGGACGTAACGATCCGTTATCCGTCATCACCGGGCCTCTTTTATCTGCATCGCGACCTTGGCATGGCAGCGCGGGCAGCCCACTGTGACCGGTTTTTTCGAACGCTGGAGCGAGCGGAGCCGGATTCCCATGTAGGTCCAGGCATGGCTGCAGCGGTGGCAGGTAACATAACAACTGGTGTACTGGCATTCCATGATCTATAAGACCGCGACCGGATCGTATTAAGGAAAGGCTGGCGGGGGGTGAAAGTATAACCATCCGGGCTGTCATCTTGTTACGAGCAGTCCAACTATGTTTTTCACCATTAACCGCATGAACGAGACAAAAGAGGCTCTTACACATTCTTTCTCATGAATCCAAAGGGTAACAGATGGCAAGAATTTAATAGGGCCATTTCGGAACACTTACAATCGGACGGCCAATATCCCGAACTGGTGAGATCGTGAGCTCCAATACGAAGGATTTGAGTAAGAAAAATAGAGTGAAGAAGGAAGAAGGCCCAGAAGGCGTCCCCCAAAGGGGAGGAACGGTGGGAATGAGGTTCTTCTCTGGTTTAAGTCAGGATACCATAATCTGTATTATCCTCTTCTTGACGGGATTATTCATCATCACGGCTCTCTCTTCTCCGGGTCTGTACCTGAACGATGAATGGATTCCGGTGAACCAGGTTCACCAGTTGGACATCGGACACCAGATCACGTTCAATGAAGGAAAATATGGCGTCTATAAGAACGGCACTCCTGCACCGTATTTTGCGGAACTCAACAACCTCCTGAAATACTCGGTTGCACTGCCACTTATTTCCCTGCCGTCAATGAAACTGATCCATTTTTGGGGAGATAATTTCCGCCTTGCCCTGGTTGCCGCCTGGGCCTGTATACCATTCTTGATCGCTTTTTTAGTTTCCCATCGCTTTCCTGAATATGCATCACTAAGATCAATCCGGATCACTATCCTGGGAGCTGTTGCAGGCATCCTGTTATTCATGCTGAACCTGTTCGTTTATTCCCCCTTTGTCTATTCAACTCCCGATGCTCCGGTAGAAGTGGCCGCGGTTTGCTTCACCAACCATGTCTTATTTGCATTTCTCCTTACCATAACCTACCTTATCGGGCGCCGTATTTTCGATGGACGTCTTCAGGCACTCTTTGTAACGCTCACTGTGGCGGCATGTTCATCCTATTTTTTTTGGGGAACAACCGGTAAGGACCATATTGCATCTGCCGTTGTGTTTGCTATTGTTCTTTACTTTTTTATCCGTTATTTACAATCATACAGGTACCGGGATGCTGCCTGCGGCTTCCTGTTCATTGGCGTTCTTGTCTGGTTACGGCCCGAAGCAGGTTTTTCCGTCTTCTTGTGCACCGGCATTTTCTTTATCGCTGTGATCCTATTCCGGGTTCAGCAATCAAAGGTGTCAGTAAAACATGCATGCAGCCAAATAAGCGCAATCCTTTTTACGGGACTTGGTGCCATCCCGTTTTTTATTAATAACCTGCTGATAACCGGAAATCCCCTTATGCCAGTTCTGCTGTATCATGACAAGACGATATCCGGAAGTACCATTATAAAAACGATGGAAGTTCCCTCTACTATAATCAGCAGCCAAGTTGTAACGAGTAATACCATCGTAACCACAAATCCCTTGGTCGTAGTCGGAGATCTCATCACTACGGTTGGTCAGTACATCTTCACTATAAATCTAAATCCTGAAGACATCCTGGGAATCCTGTTCTTCCCCGCAACCGGAAGTAGCGGTGTTTTTCTGGTTTGTCCGGTGGCGCTTATCGCTCTGGTTATGGCCCCCGTTCTGTTTTTCTGGAAGAGAGAGGATGGAACTTCGATTTCCGGTAACAATACCAGGATCACTGTGTTCCTTCTTGTTGCAATATTCGCAATCTTCCTTGCGTATTTCCGCATTTTCCATGATATGAATACAAACTGGGCAAGTGGATCACCGGATATACGATATTTTTCTCTTATGTACCTGCCCCTGGTTCTTGTAAGTATGATCCTGCTTAAAAAAACCGCTCTGCTTGCTCATCCAAAAAAACTGATAGTCAATACAGCGGGCCTCAGTATTATCCTCGTCCCTCTGATCATAGTTACATCAATCCTTGTCTTTTCAGTTTTCAGCACATTTACCTTCAACTATTATAAGTTATTTCACATTCTTGTATCAGGAGAGATCATTCTCTCCATCGTTATCGTAACATACTATCATAGTCTGGGACGAAAAGCTGACTGGATATCTGATCTCCCGCTTCCTCTGCTGCTGATAACGGTTTTTGCATGGCAGGTACTGCTGGTGTTTCTTATGTCACCAGTGATTAAATTTAACGGGTATTCTTTCTGGATTCCGGGAACAGATGTCCTGTACCATTTCTTTATCTCTTCATCCATCTCCGTGTGAGAATACGAGTTGTTCCTTGCAGGGGATATGGAATTCCCTGCAATATTCTGCTTGATTCCAAGTGACAGAATACCATCGGAACATTCGGGCATACAATATCATGATTTTAAATTATGATGATTACATCCTGCTTTTCATGTTAGCGCCGTTTTGACAGCCGCTGCTTCAGCAGGACACTCCCCTCGTCACGCTGCGACTCTGCCTTCCCGATCAGCTTGCGGAGCATGCACTCCGATACGAACTGCCCGGTCATGGCGTACATGCGTTCTGCACCGGAATCCGGATCGGTTTCGAATGTGAGGATAAGGTCCTCCCTCTTGTCAAGGGCCCGGGCAAGCATCCCCGGCAGGACTTCTTCAACGGGTCTTCTCTTTTTGGCCCCCCCTCGTTCCTGCGATGCCATACGGGTGAATGGTGATTTTCTCCTGATAAGGATTGTGCGGCGCGCCCACCTTGACACCACCCCAGTCTCCCGTGGTGTAACAATCCCCCCAAATGCCGGGTGCTGCCCCCGGAGAAGCGACCATTTTTTATGGGTATACGTTTAACTGCGTTCCATGCAGGATCCGGCTCCCCCAGGAAAGGACCAGTTCGCCTGTCCCGCGTGCAGTAGTCCTGTGAAACCCGGCGATAAATTCTGCGAGGCCTGCGGTGCGAAAATACCGGCGCTCTTCACCTGCACGAAATGCGGTACCCAGTTCGTTCACTTCAAGGAACAGTGCGAACTCTGCGGGGGGCCGCTGGTGCTGGGGGACGGATCAGGGTCGGGCACACCGGCACAACTGGCGCAGGAAGTGAAGACCGTTACGGTGAAACGGGCGGTAGCGGAACCTTCCCCGGATGATGCAGCGGAGGAGTCTGTGTATGATTCCCCGGAAGAGGCCGGGGACGCAGAGGTCATCCCAATAAAAAAGAAGGTTTCTCACCGGTACGCAGAACCGGAAGAAGAACCAGAACAGGCTGAGGAGCCGGAATCGGAAGAAGTGCCGGACCTGGATGAAGAAGAGGAACCGGAAGAAGAGTATGACGACACTCCCGCGGAGGTGACACGCCCGGCACGGAAGAAGGCACGGAAACGGTCTTCGCAGGAGATCATAGAGCCGGACACCGATGAACTGCTGGAGCTGTACGGGAAGGAATACGATCCGGACGCGACGCTGGAATCGCATCGCAGGTCCCCGGGCGTGTCACGGAAACAGCGGGAGACAAAGAGATCGACCACGGCTCCAACGTCTCCTGCGGAGCGATCCGGTGCAAAGGTCGACGATGCCCTGCTCCTCTCCCCGGACCGGCCGCAGGAGAAAAAGGCACAAAAGCCGCGGGCAGGTAGATCCGGGCTGCTGGTGGCCGGGCTGGCGGCAGCAGTCATCGTTGCAGCGGTCATCTTCATTGCGCTCCCCTCCCTCACCTCCGGGGATAATGCGGGTTCCCAGAGCAGCGTGACCATCATCGAAGATACTCCGTCCCTTACCCGTACGCCCACGGCAACGCCTACTCCCTACCGGGCCGGCGCACTCGTGCCCCAGCCGACACAGACTATCCCCTCCGGCCAGAAACTCTACTTCCAGGTCCAGAAGAGCCCGATCACCGCAAAGATCCTGGTGACCTTTGCCGGCAGCGCCGGGCACGGGAGCATCAAAAGCGCGGACGTGAAGGTCACCCATCCTGACGGATCGGTGGCAACAGGCATGATTTTGCCGCTCAAGGGCATCACCGAGATCATTCTTGATGGATCGAAAGGCACAGACCGCGTGGAGATCATCGCGCTGATGTCAGACGGCACGATGTACCGGGTTTATGACGATCTGGCTTCAATGATGGACTGAGCGGATGTGAGAATCACATCGGGATAGCCAAGGCTTCTTAAAAAACGCTGCAGAACAAGTGCGGGGGATGGGTGCTCTTTTTTGGAGGTCAAATCTCTGTTTTCCTTGCCTTTCATGACAAAACCTCCATTTTACGCAGCTATTTCTGCACTTGGAGTAAATAAAGTTTTCAGTCGATAGCTACTCGCACGCTGGTTTTGATCGGAAACAGCGCGAGAGAGGATATTAACAAAAAGTGAAGATAGTCAAGGATTAACTAAAATGATAGTTTTGGAGTACTGTTTGAAAGAGAACAAAACGTCTGTAATTCTCCGTATTTATCAGGTGAATTCAGCTGACAAAAATGTACTAATTATCATTTAGAAACTGGTGAAATAGGATGATACCTATTTCAGGGAACAATGGAAGATTAAAAATTGTATCAACAGGAACCAAAGTAGTATTATCATCAAATATCATTTTGCATCTTTCAAAAACGCATCTACTCTCTGTTCGGGGGTGCAGGGGGATTTCTCGCCGTTCTCATTGGTATAAATGCATGATCCATCTGGTTGAAGGTATGCACCAACTTCAGAAGAAGGTGATTGACTTGTCTTTGAAAAGATCTGACTTGTGCAACGATAGCGGTGAGAAAAGATAGGGGGTTAAAAGATTTCGTCTCTGGCCTTAGTTGAGCTCGTCCACGCTGGCAATATACCTTTCGCGGCCCGTACAAGGTCTCGGTATCTGGTCCTCGTTTACCACTACGCAATGCCCCTTTTCATCTATCATCGGCCCTGTTTGCACTGGCTGCACTGGGGCGATGCTGACACTCGTGCATCCTGCGATAAGGACTGACGATAAGAGCAATACAATAACAACAAGTGTGCGAGTGATTTTATTATTTACAGCCATACTCGGACATTGAATGAAAGAAACTTCCAATTTTTTTCATTCGGGTAACGGCTTTTCCTGTTCCTGGCTCGCGTTTATTGGTTGTCTCCGCAACACAATTTTGAGAGAACAATCCTCTTTTTTCCATCTTTGTTACATGTGTTAACGCCCCGTTTTTTATATCATAAGTTTCTGTGGTTCGTTTGTGTGAGAAGATTCCTTCAGATCCATCTTTGGTTTTTGCTAATTCTACTCGACTAACAGCATCCTTTGAAATTGCAACCCGGTTTACTGTAAAAATTCCCTCATTACTCATACTCACTTCAGCAACGGGTTTCCCAGTTCTTCGGTTTTTGACAAACGCAACATAATCATTTGTAAACGCTCCTCTTCGTTCAATAGTTGTTTCAAGAGGGAAAGGAAACTTGTCACGAAGAGCCCCGATAGTGCTTTCTCCGCAGGTGAAACCACATTTGATCCGGTTGATTTCCTCACGCGCGAAGATCTCCTTTCCGGATAAATTCCGGTTTAATGGAGTGAAAGAAAATGACAAAGATCGAAATTGATATTCCGGACGACTATGTGAAATTCATCGAGAAATGGCAACGCTGGAATGACAAGCCGGTTAACGTTGCAGGCTACATTCAGGATAGCATCAAGTGTCTGCTTGAAGCGGATTATGGCTGGATCTATGGCAAGGATCTGGAGAAAGCTGACGAACTCTACACACTCCTGAAATCTGGAGAGGTTGCGGAGGCCTGATCATGGCAAGGGAAAAAATGGCTGAGTTAAACGTCAAACTGCCCGCTCGCTGGGTGAATTTCCTTGATGAATTCTACTCGGTTTCAGGGATGAATCGCGATAAGAACCTGCGCGAATGGATGATGGCCGTGATAGGAGCAAATGTCGAAGAGCTTGATGCAAAGGATCGGATTCTCCTCATAGAAAAATATCAACTCACGGATATCTGCGAGATCCCGCAATGGATCCGTGATGAAGCCGCAGGAATCAGCCGGAATGCAGATCCAATACCCAAGATAACCACGGCAAAAGAACTTCCGATAAATGACACCACACTCGATATCCTGGCCATTGGTGCAGCAAAAGTTGCATGGCACCTTGTCAATGAAATGTCACCTGAGGAGCTTGAACACTTCAAGTCACTTACCAAGGAAGAACTGGATGAGAGATTGAAGGCCCCCCTAACGCCCATCTAGCGATATGTACCACGATTGCGCGATATGAAGGTAAGATTCCCCCTTTAGTACACCAAAATTAACATAAATGTTAAGGTTGGTGCATCTGATGAGGAAATTCCAGCATAACGTAGATACTACCTTTTTATGGGGCGGCATCAAACAATCGGATCAGAATACCTCGTGAAATTCCATGAGTCCAGAACTGCCCGCGATGAGATATCAGGAATCAGAGACTATAGAACTGAAGGCCTCCCTTGCTGAACTGGATGCTGCCCTGATCGATGTTTGTGCATTTCTGAACCACCGTGGCGGCAGTCTTTATTTTGGTATTAGACCCGATGGTCGCGTAGTTGGTCTCACTGTCACCGATTCCACACTTCTAAAAATCTCCCAAAAAATTCGACAGAGACTCAAACCCGACATTATACCTGAAATCCGCGAACGAGTTGAAGGGGGGCGGTCTATCATCGAAGTGACCATCGGTGAAGGGACGCATAAGCCCTATATGGTTGATAGCATTCCGTACATCCGAAGCGGTAGTGAGAGCGTGAAGATGCCCCCGGATGTACTCACCCGCCTTATTCTGGAGCGTCAGGGGTACGCATGGGACCGCGATATCTGTACCGGTGCAACCCTGGGTGATATCGATCCGGCCCTAGTGAAGGCCTATCTGACCCGGGCTCGGCAGGTCCGGCTGATCGATTTGGATCCAGATACTCCGGTTGAAACTGCGCTCGACTCCCTCGAACTTCTTAAAGATGGCACTCCGACGAATGCGGCCATCCTCTTTTTTGGTAAAAGTCCACAGAGGTTCATAACTTCTGCAGAGATACGCTGTGCGAAATTCCGTGGTGATGATGTAACCCAGCCATATACAAATATGAAGGTCATCGGAGGTGCGATTGTTGCACAGATTGATCAGACTGAGTTATTCATCCGGGACAATATCGCTAAAGCCGCATGGATGCCGCAGGAGAAGTTCGAACGGGAGGAGTCTTGGGAGTATCCTCCTGATGCATTCCGGGAGGCCGTGATCAATGCGATCTGTCATCGGGACTATCAATCGGCAGGGAACGTTCAGGTCAGCATCTTTGCGAACTCGCTGGAGATTCTGAATCCCGGGCTGCTCCCTCCAACACTCACGATCGAGTCACTGAAGCGCCGGCACAGCTCAAAGCCAAGAAACCGGCTCATCGCGGATCTGCTGTTCCGGATCAAGTATATTGAGCGATGGGGATCTGGCACGACGAAGATGATCCGGGTCTGTCGGGATCTCGGTGCACCGGAACCGGAGTTCCACGAACAGGATGATGATTTCATGGTGACATTCCGGCGCTCATCGGTAAACGCGATTCTTGAGCGGCCTGAGCTGCTGAACGACCGTCAGAAAAAGGCAATGGAGTATTTGAAAACGCACGAGTCAATCACGACATTGCAATATGTCCATGTGGCTAATTGCCATGAACGGACGGCACGTAAGGACCTAGCGGAGCTCGTGGGGCTCAATGTGGTTGTCAAGCAAGGACTGGGAAAACTCACACGGTACGTTATTCATCCAGGCTTCCGCCACTTCCCGATAGACACCGGATCAAGCCATTGAAAACACGATTTCAAATACAAATCTTCTCTGATATTTTTTCAAAATGAGGATTATTTCCACTCCTTTCAGAGGCACCCCAAATATTCCGGCATGATTCCGGCACGTTCCGGCATAGCCGGCCTAGGCAGGTACTCGCTTCTACGCCAGCAAAGGACGATTTTCCGGAAAATATGGCTAATTTTTCAAAATTATTCCGGCATGATTCCGGCATGATTCCGGTATACCGGAGGGGCGAGTGATAATACGCATCGACCGATGGTATTATACTTGAAGGGGCGATTCAGAAGAAACGTATGCGGGGTAATAGTTATCCCGAAAAAATGCCACTCTTGTAAAACTGGTTCACTCAACAGCGAAGGCTCCGCAAGTGCGGCGCGCTTTTTCAAAAAATGTCTGGATAAGTCTAGAAAAATTTTACGGATGCAGTAAGCTGAAAAGGTCAACACTGTTTCCACTGTTTAATTTCGCTCGAATCTGATCGAGTTGAGATTTTTTATCGAAAATTATATCAAATGAATTTTTACCATTCTCTGCAATCATTCCATTTAACATCAAACCAAGTAAAATTGTGGCTATTCTTTCAGTCTTTTTTGTGAAAAACGGTAGAATTAGACTATCTGAATGTGCATTGTGAACAATAAAATTTCGGTATCGATAAATTCTATCTATTTCATTAAGAAGTTGAGATTCCATCCTCTCAATTTGTTTTTTCGCAAAAATTTTGTCATTAAAAAGACGGTTAGAATATTCAATTTTATGTTCATATGAATAAGCGGATACCTCAGATTTCAACCTCGGTAATGAAGTAATGAATTTTTTTGGGTTGATTGGTTCTCCAGGTTTCAAATCCAGTTGGCATAATTTTAGGGTCTCAGGAGTAATTTTTGAGAACGGATTTGATGGAAATACTCGATAAAAATTGTAATCACTCCATAATGTAGAAAGTAAATTAATTGGGTTTTGTTCCAGGTCATGATAAATGATTAGTGAAGGTGCTAGTTCTTTGATAATTGTAATCTTTTTTTGTTTCTCCCCTTTATTTGAGACCACCATTTCAGACGAGAAATTAAATAAATTTTCGATTGATATCCAATAATACAATAGTTTATCTTCAAAATTTGTTGATTCTGATCCCCTTCTAAACCAGAAAAGGGATAGATTCATATTTTTTATATCGGCGTTATTTTTTAATGGGTCTTCAAAAAACAATTTGTTCAAACTATTTACAAAATAGGGATTGTTACGAATACCGGGATAATCCTTCAAATTTGCAGAATGTATCTTTTTATAAGTATGGTGGTCTTTAGATAGCCCAAAACTTTGGTTGTAGAGACGGCCATTCTTTACAACTAAAAATGAATTAAATAATATTCTAAACGGCGTATCTGAATGAACGTATAATCTTAAAATATTCAATGCTTTATCGATCTGGTTTATTGCTTGAGTTTTTCCAAACGGAATGTCGCGGCATGATATCGATATTGCCGCATTAATAAATCGATCATCGGGTTTTTTATTAAATAGTTCTGGACTGCCATTTTTTTCAG includes these proteins:
- a CDS encoding glycosyltransferase family 39 protein is translated as MSSNTKDLSKKNRVKKEEGPEGVPQRGGTVGMRFFSGLSQDTIICIILFLTGLFIITALSSPGLYLNDEWIPVNQVHQLDIGHQITFNEGKYGVYKNGTPAPYFAELNNLLKYSVALPLISLPSMKLIHFWGDNFRLALVAAWACIPFLIAFLVSHRFPEYASLRSIRITILGAVAGILLFMLNLFVYSPFVYSTPDAPVEVAAVCFTNHVLFAFLLTITYLIGRRIFDGRLQALFVTLTVAACSSYFFWGTTGKDHIASAVVFAIVLYFFIRYLQSYRYRDAACGFLFIGVLVWLRPEAGFSVFLCTGIFFIAVILFRVQQSKVSVKHACSQISAILFTGLGAIPFFINNLLITGNPLMPVLLYHDKTISGSTIIKTMEVPSTIISSQVVTSNTIVTTNPLVVVGDLITTVGQYIFTINLNPEDILGILFFPATGSSGVFLVCPVALIALVMAPVLFFWKREDGTSISGNNTRITVFLLVAIFAIFLAYFRIFHDMNTNWASGSPDIRYFSLMYLPLVLVSMILLKKTALLAHPKKLIVNTAGLSIILVPLIIVTSILVFSVFSTFTFNYYKLFHILVSGEIILSIVIVTYYHSLGRKADWISDLPLPLLLITVFAWQVLLVFLMSPVIKFNGYSFWIPGTDVLYHFFISSSISV
- a CDS encoding ATP-binding protein, whose protein sequence is MSPELPAMRYQESETIELKASLAELDAALIDVCAFLNHRGGSLYFGIRPDGRVVGLTVTDSTLLKISQKIRQRLKPDIIPEIRERVEGGRSIIEVTIGEGTHKPYMVDSIPYIRSGSESVKMPPDVLTRLILERQGYAWDRDICTGATLGDIDPALVKAYLTRARQVRLIDLDPDTPVETALDSLELLKDGTPTNAAILFFGKSPQRFITSAEIRCAKFRGDDVTQPYTNMKVIGGAIVAQIDQTELFIRDNIAKAAWMPQEKFEREESWEYPPDAFREAVINAICHRDYQSAGNVQVSIFANSLEILNPGLLPPTLTIESLKRRHSSKPRNRLIADLLFRIKYIERWGSGTTKMIRVCRDLGAPEPEFHEQDDDFMVTFRRSSVNAILERPELLNDRQKKAMEYLKTHESITTLQYVHVANCHERTARKDLAELVGLNVVVKQGLGKLTRYVIHPGFRHFPIDTGSSH
- a CDS encoding DUF5814 domain-containing protein, with the translated sequence MIADRARFRHAKKLERLAGYRLPELAFSGTMLETLCSRLNYDALDYGVREQILAFFNDFLRCTCKDSPLCGCPEKKFAEKVIELRENGLDHKQIASYLQDEYGIEVFPTDILSFLEDSVHVLEAISDVSRLQGRNALAEKTAEHIRLIER
- a CDS encoding radical SAM protein, translated to MKPDKRKPAYRFLLESGELPERADRADSLLSSCTVCSRKCGVNRLDDEKGFCRTGLLPVISSYGPHFGEEPPLVGTGGSGTIFATHCNLACRFCQNSDISQCGRGSEIIPSQLAEIMIRLQDAGCHNINLVTPSHIVPQLIRSISSAAGQGLSIPIVYNSGGYDSVETLRLLDGIIDIYMPDAKYGSNAIAADLSRVPDYADVMMAAIREMHRQVGDLVIENGIAVRGLLVRHLVLPENLARSDLVLPWIADEISRETYVNIMDQYHPDWQVSGRTEAKYPALRRGITADEFARAVRIARDAGLHRFPDL
- a CDS encoding DUF2150 family protein gives rise to the protein MAKKATKKVEEEPLKLFYIFYNQERWDNWLKTLSEASFDDDGKSDEMPEGFRILDGFSVDITIEVLKIIKLYQNKRFTRDEALDKLAAVEAIVMCTPPEGNLGELVQILQLPKLVLFAGTRKYLSGEFDKDIKTLVKKGKDQIDKDMELALETASNIAAAVIDGAACCGKYVKDDLENPTLFDEWLIECERINESMTSLKNFDESTGEDD
- a CDS encoding zinc ribbon domain-containing protein; the encoded protein is MQDPAPPGKDQFACPACSSPVKPGDKFCEACGAKIPALFTCTKCGTQFVHFKEQCELCGGPLVLGDGSGSGTPAQLAQEVKTVTVKRAVAEPSPDDAAEESVYDSPEEAGDAEVIPIKKKVSHRYAEPEEEPEQAEEPESEEVPDLDEEEEPEEEYDDTPAEVTRPARKKARKRSSQEIIEPDTDELLELYGKEYDPDATLESHRRSPGVSRKQRETKRSTTAPTSPAERSGAKVDDALLLSPDRPQEKKAQKPRAGRSGLLVAGLAAAVIVAAVIFIALPSLTSGDNAGSQSSVTIIEDTPSLTRTPTATPTPYRAGALVPQPTQTIPSGQKLYFQVQKSPITAKILVTFAGSAGHGSIKSADVKVTHPDGSVATGMILPLKGITEIILDGSKGTDRVEIIALMSDGTMYRVYDDLASMMD
- the thiI gene encoding tRNA uracil 4-sulfurtransferase ThiI, whose amino-acid sequence is MPKARDHPAQETLVMARYGELFLKSEPVKRHFIGMLLRNIRKTVGAAGIECRYETPRGRILIYGGEPEKVAGIVSRVFGIIDVSTCHRTSADLEDLKEAALSRAKKHLSAGMSFAVRAKRQYKTGLTSQELGTEIGSFIYDNIPGLSVDLDDPDYEVFVEVRDFGGLVYDKRIAGPGGLPWGTQGRVLVLLSAGIDSPVASWLSMKRGCEITHLYLDAGRWAGTDVTAAAIENHRRLSLWCSGNPVPLVIADSEPLFDAMSRQKVQPRYRCVICKRFMLRAAARLMAHEGALAVVTGENLGQVASQTLANLGVVAEAATVPVLRPLITYDKEETIIVARRIGTFDAKPGDLACRAVPKMPATSAVLEEVKEIEQRMEIEDLAAAACDGLRFVTALDGTITEDSAAPRE